A stretch of Oncorhynchus gorbuscha isolate QuinsamMale2020 ecotype Even-year linkage group LG24, OgorEven_v1.0, whole genome shotgun sequence DNA encodes these proteins:
- the LOC124012319 gene encoding guanine nucleotide-binding protein G(T) subunit gamma-T1-like yields the protein MPGVINVDELTDVDKAKMERDQKKIEVKLERWMTSKCCTEFMEAVQAGVEEDTLVKGIAEDKNPFKELKGGCVVC from the exons ATGCCGGGGGTGATAAATGTGGACGAGTTGACAGACGTGGATAAGGCTAAAATGGAAAGAGACCAAAAGAAGATTGAAGTCAAGCTTGAGAGATGGATG ACGTCTAAGTGCTGTACTGAGTTTATGGAGGCAGTTCAGGCCGGCGTAGAAGAGGACACTCTGGTCAAAGGCATTGCAGAAGACAAGAACCCATTCAAGGAGTTGAAAGGTGGATGTGTCGTCTGCTGA
- the LOC124012322 gene encoding tissue factor pathway inhibitor 2-like, translated as MELSSLIFLILSCSFYDVVAFSPTQEVCQLQVDVGPCKVYLQRYYYNTFTQQCEEFIYGGCQGNANNFMSFLACQKACFRIPKVPQICRFQKDAGPCDAYMPSYFFNIITMRCEQFIYGGCQGNANRFQDQLSCMEYCRPQ; from the exons ATGGAGCTCAGTTCATTGATTTTTCTGATCCTTTCATGCTCTTTTTATGACGTTGTTGCATTTTCACCGACACAAG AGGTGTGTCAACTTCAAGTAGATGTGGGACCTTGCAAAGTATATCTCCAACGTTACTACTACAATACTTTCACTCAACAATGCGAAGAGTTTATCTATGGAGGGTGCCAAGGGAATGCAAACAACTTCATGAGTTTTCTGGCGTGTCAGAAAGCATGTTTTAGAATACCAA AGGTCCCCCAGATCTGCAGGTTCCAGAAAGATGCGGGTCCCTGTGATGCCTATATGCCGAGCTACTTCTTCAACATTATCACCATGCGGTGTGAGCAGTTCATCTACGGAGGCTGCCAGGGCAACGCGAACCGCTTTCAGGACCAGTTGTCTTGCATGGAGTACTGCAGACCACAATAG